A genomic segment from Janibacter sp. DB-40 encodes:
- a CDS encoding alpha/beta fold hydrolase, with product MSTEPSFVIELPEGSLAIHDLTVGAADPGVPVVLAVHGITANGLSFRELAEELHRRHGPGAVRVLAPDLRGRAASRDAPGPYGLAAHVADLATVVGAFGAQPVLVGHSMGGFITALAAAEHPRLVRAAVLVDGGLAFPPPPDLDVDAALAAVIGPAMDRLSMRFDDEAAHLEFWQQHPAVGPVLRTGAAGESVRRYLDHDLVPAPDTPGALMSSCILEAVRADGRDVLVSEDAHSAAARAVAAGVPVELVWARRGLLDEPQGLYDEGRLAALDLPAELVVRGVDANHYDVILSGEGLTAVVDAIDRGLAAEEPAERTLDAQNR from the coding sequence GACCCCGGGGTGCCCGTCGTGCTCGCCGTGCACGGCATCACCGCGAACGGGCTGTCCTTCCGGGAGCTCGCCGAGGAGCTGCACCGTCGGCACGGTCCCGGGGCGGTGCGGGTGCTGGCGCCCGACCTGCGCGGTCGCGCCGCGAGCCGGGACGCGCCCGGCCCGTACGGGTTGGCGGCCCACGTCGCCGACCTGGCCACGGTCGTCGGCGCCTTCGGTGCCCAACCGGTGCTCGTCGGTCACTCGATGGGCGGCTTCATCACCGCTCTCGCGGCCGCCGAGCACCCGCGGCTGGTCCGCGCAGCGGTACTCGTCGACGGTGGCCTCGCCTTCCCGCCACCGCCGGACCTCGACGTCGACGCCGCGCTGGCAGCGGTGATCGGTCCGGCGATGGACCGGTTGTCGATGCGCTTCGACGACGAGGCGGCGCACCTGGAGTTCTGGCAGCAGCACCCGGCCGTGGGCCCGGTCCTGCGCACCGGCGCGGCCGGCGAGAGCGTGCGGCGATACCTCGACCACGATCTCGTCCCCGCACCGGACACCCCGGGCGCGCTGATGAGCTCGTGCATCCTCGAGGCGGTGCGGGCCGACGGCCGGGACGTCCTGGTCAGCGAGGACGCCCACTCCGCCGCGGCCCGCGCCGTGGCGGCCGGCGTCCCGGTGGAGCTGGTCTGGGCACGACGGGGGCTGCTCGACGAGCCCCAGGGGCTGTACGACGAAGGGCGGCTGGCCGCCCTCGACCTGCCCGCCGAGCTGGTCGTGCGGGGGGTCGACGCCAACCACTACGACGTCATCCTGTCCGGGGAGGGCCTCACCGCCGTCGTCGACGCCATCGACCGCGGCCTGGCCGCCGAGGAGCCGGCCGAGCGGACTCTGGACGCGCAGAACCGCTGA